In the genome of Chlamydia sp., the window GTAATTAGGCACAAAGGGCGGTCTATTAAGCGTTGTCAAGTTGTGTGATAAGGTAATTAAGTATGCGGTCTCAGCTTAGCCTAATAGGAAAAAAGGAAGGCATGATGCATGTCTTCGATAAGAATGGAAATCTTGTTGCGTGTTCGGTAATTAGCGTAGAGCCAAACGTTGTCGCCCAGCTGAAAACCGCATCTTCAGATGGCTATAATGCTATTCAAATGGGGGCTGATGAATTGAAGGCTCCAGAAAAAACCATTGGAAAGCGTTTTTCTAAAGCATTACTCGGACATTTCAAAAAATCTGGGGGACGTGCTTATCGTATTTTAAAAGAAGTCGTCGTCTCTGAAGAAGCTGTTCAGTCGGTTTCTTTGGGCGATGAATTTGGTTTAGAAATTTTCAACGAAGTGTCTAGTGTTGACATTTGTGGAATTTCTAAAGGTAAAGGCTTCCAAGGGGTAATGAAAAAGTTTGGTTTTCGAGGGGGGCCTAAGAGCCATGGTTCTGGATTCCATCGTCATGCGGGATCCATTGGGATGAGATCCACTCCTGGCCGTTGTTTCCCTGGGAGTAAGCGACCTAGTCATATGGGATGTGATCGAGTCACAGTTAAGAATTTAGAAGTCGTGAAAGTTGACTTAGATAAAAAAGTGATGCTCGTCAAAGGAGCGATTCCAGGTTTTAAAGGATCTGTTGTTGTTGTGAAGCGTTCTTGCGGAGTAGAAGGGTAGAGGTCCGAATGGTTTTATTGTCAAAATTTGATTTTTCTGGAAAAGAATCTGGGAAGTTTGAGTTGCCTGACGCCTTCTTTACTGAAGGGAAAGAGCAGTCTGTGAAGGATTATTTAGTGGCTATTCAAGCAAATAAACGACAGTGGAGCGCTTGTACAAGAGGGCGTTCGGAAGTCAGTCATTCTACCAAAAAGCCTTTCAGACAAAAAGGTACGGGGAATGCTCGACAAGGTTGTTTGGCAGCTCCCCAATTCCGAGGGGGAGGAATTGTTTTTGGTCCTAAGCCAAAATTCGATCAACATATTCGTATCAACAAAAAAGAGAGAAGAGCTGCTATTCGGCTGCTTCTAGCTCAAAAAATTCAAACAGGCAAATTGATAGTTGCAGAGAATGCAGTGTTTGTTGGCAGCTTAAACGCGCCTAAAACAAAAGAAGCTTTGAGATTTTTGAAAGAATGCAATGTAGAGTGTCGCGGAGTGTTGTTTGTAGATGATTTGGCTCATGTTGGGAGCAATGTGAACTTGAGACTTAGCGTACGCAATCTCGCTGCTGTAAGAGGCTTTACCTATGGCGAGAATATCAGTGGGTATGACATTGCTGCTGCTAGAAATATCGTGATTTCAGAGAAGGCTTTAGAATTACTTGTCGAGAATCTTGTCTCTACAACAAAAGATTAAAGGGGAAGCTAAGATATGAAAGATCCTTATGATGTTGTCAAAAGACATTATGTGACCGAGAAGGCGAAAATGCTGGAAGGATTAAGCCTCGGTGGTGGAGACGGCAAGAAAAAAGGCAGTTTCTGCAAACATCCTAAATATACGTTTATTGTTGCTGGAGATGCTACTAAGCCTATGATCGCTGAAGCTATAGAAGCAGTTTATTCTACTAAAGGGGTGAAGGTTAAAAAGGTAAATATTGTTTGTGTTAAGCCTCAGCCCACGAGAATATTTCGAGGACGTAGAAAAGGAAGAACAGCCGCTTTTAAGAAGGCTATCGTGACTTTTGTTGAAGGGCATTCCATTGGTTAGTAAAGAAGGAAAAGAATAACATGTTTAAAAAGTTTAAACCAGTAACTCCCGGAACGAGACAGTTGATTCTGCCTTCTTTTGACGAGCTTACTACTCGAGGAGAATTAGAAGGATCCGGTTCCAAGAGAAGTGTTCGTCCAAACAGAAAGCTTTCTTTTTTCAAAAAGAGTTCTGGAGGAAGAGATAATTTAGGACATATTTCCTGCCGTCATCGCGGTGGAGGAGTTAAACGTCTTTATAGAGTCATTGATTTCAAGCGCAATAAAGATGGGATTGAGGCTAAAGTTGCTTCTGTAGAATACGATCCGAATCGCTCTGCTTACATTGCGTTGTTAAATTATGTAGATGGGGAGAAGCGTTATATTTTAGCTCCTAAAGGAATTAAGCGTGGCGATCGTGTCATTTCTGGTGAAGGAAGTCCTTTTAAGACCGGATGTTGTATGACTCTTAAGAGTATTCCTTTGGGCATTTCTGTCCATAATGTGGAAATGCGACCATGTTCTGGAGGTAAGTTAGTTCGTTCTGCAGGTCTTTCTGCCCAAATTATTGCCAAAACTGCCGGGTATGTTACTTTAAAAATGCCTTCTGGCGAGTTTCGTATGTTAAATGAAATGTGTCGAGCTACTATTGGAGAGGTTTCCAATGCAGATCACAACTTATGCGTAGATGGC includes:
- the rplC gene encoding 50S ribosomal protein L3, yielding MRSQLSLIGKKEGMMHVFDKNGNLVACSVISVEPNVVAQLKTASSDGYNAIQMGADELKAPEKTIGKRFSKALLGHFKKSGGRAYRILKEVVVSEEAVQSVSLGDEFGLEIFNEVSSVDICGISKGKGFQGVMKKFGFRGGPKSHGSGFHRHAGSIGMRSTPGRCFPGSKRPSHMGCDRVTVKNLEVVKVDLDKKVMLVKGAIPGFKGSVVVVKRSCGVEG
- the rplD gene encoding 50S ribosomal protein L4 → MVLLSKFDFSGKESGKFELPDAFFTEGKEQSVKDYLVAIQANKRQWSACTRGRSEVSHSTKKPFRQKGTGNARQGCLAAPQFRGGGIVFGPKPKFDQHIRINKKERRAAIRLLLAQKIQTGKLIVAENAVFVGSLNAPKTKEALRFLKECNVECRGVLFVDDLAHVGSNVNLRLSVRNLAAVRGFTYGENISGYDIAAARNIVISEKALELLVENLVSTTKD
- a CDS encoding 50S ribosomal protein L23, with translation MKDPYDVVKRHYVTEKAKMLEGLSLGGGDGKKKGSFCKHPKYTFIVAGDATKPMIAEAIEAVYSTKGVKVKKVNIVCVKPQPTRIFRGRRKGRTAAFKKAIVTFVEGHSIG
- the rplB gene encoding 50S ribosomal protein L2 is translated as MFKKFKPVTPGTRQLILPSFDELTTRGELEGSGSKRSVRPNRKLSFFKKSSGGRDNLGHISCRHRGGGVKRLYRVIDFKRNKDGIEAKVASVEYDPNRSAYIALLNYVDGEKRYILAPKGIKRGDRVISGEGSPFKTGCCMTLKSIPLGISVHNVEMRPCSGGKLVRSAGLSAQIIAKTAGYVTLKMPSGEFRMLNEMCRATIGEVSNADHNLCVDGKAGRRRWKGIRPTVRGTAMNPVDHPHGGGEGRHNGYISQTPWGKVTKGLKTRDKRKSNKWIVKDRRK